Within Primulina tabacum isolate GXHZ01 chromosome 5, ASM2559414v2, whole genome shotgun sequence, the genomic segment GAGCTTTTCCTTGGAGGATTGGGATCAAATGGGATGGAAAAACAAAATTTCGTGCAAGTAAATAATCACATCCAATACGAAGTTCAAGAATTCGAGACAGTTCAAGAATTCGAATCATAGGAGGATGTTATACCAGTATTTAACCACTCTCAGACCCCAGTGGATACTCAACAGCGGATCACTAAACAAGACTCGTAATTTTTACTCAATATTTAGTGAAGACTACGGGAGCAAGCGGCTAAATACATGTGATCCCAAACAGAAACTCACCAATCTCAGTTATACATACATTTGCTTACCGACTCTTGACATTAGTGGGAAGCGCTGCAGCTGCCATTATAGCCTTCTGCAATTCGCTCTCGACAGTCTGTGCCTGGCCTCTTATCATTGTTCTTCTTCTCTTCTTTTTTCCAGCCTTTGACATTCTCTTCGACCCCATTGCCCCTCCTGCGCCTCGACTGCTCGAATCCGGGAGTTGAAATATTATCCTGCTTTTGAATGCCCTTTAATTCAAAACTTTCAGAGTTCCTCAGTTTGATTTCTTCCAACTCACATTGCATCTCCTTGTTAACTCTTGTTAAGTCAGTCAACTCTTTTTTCATCCAAGAGCAAGCGCCCTTCAATAACTCTAATTCTCTCTCACTGTCATCTCTTCTTGCAACCGTTTCATCACGTTCCACCTTCAAAACGTGATAATCCGGTATCCTTTGAATACCGATTTTCTTGATTCTTAAGACCGGCATCGTGATTGCTGAGTTTTCCTCTGGAAAATCCATCGACCATCTGAAACTCAGCGCTACCCTCTTGGCTACCGTCATTTGGGTCGCCGCGGCGAGTTGTATCCCTTTAaagattgaatttttttcattttctccaACCGAAGAATCCTTGACACCAATAGTCGGTCTCTCTAACGGCACAAAATCGAATGAATTGGAGTCAAAACTATTATCAGTACTGGAGCCGCAGCTGCTGAGATCGGGTTTCGAATGTGAGAAGGTGGATTTTCGGAGAGAAAAAGAGCCCAGTTGTGGTTTGAAGTACAGACAGAAAGTGGGGTTTGGGTTGTTGGGATTAGAAGGGTTGAAAGAGAATTGAGCGGAGATGTTAAGCGGGGAGTCATTGGGGGAACCGAAGAGGCCGGTGCCTGACTTAAGAGTGAGAGTCAGAGGAGGAGCAACGGCGGAGGTGGCGGTGGCGGTGGCGGCGGTTGCGTAGGAGAGTTTCAGGGATGGACCGGTGGAGAAATTGGTCGAAAGAGCCAGTGAGAGCTGTGAAGGATTAGTTGTGGAGGTGCTGAAATGAGAAAAAAACGGTAGATTGAAGATTGAGATGGGTATCTTGGTACGGAGGAGGAGTGGCAGATGACGGTGACTTTGGCGGTGGCGATCGTCGTCGAGTTTCAATGATACCTTCATCTTCTCTTCGTAAGAAAAGTTTATTCAGGTCGTGTATTTTCCGAGTATTGAGCGGCTAGAAAATTTTGGAGACTTCTCGGTAAGAAAAGTTGATTCAGCAGCCATTCAGATATATCATTGCATatcttctcttttttttcaatCTCTTTTTTCTAAAGGTGCACGCGAAGATGGTAAATTGTACGTAATTATCTTAACAAAAGTATAGCTGATAACGAAACATATGTTCGAAGTTAAAAAttcgtgtgagacggtctcacgaggcGTATTTTATGAGATGGGTCTCTATTTGGattatccataaaaaaatattactttttatatgctgagaatattactttttattgtgaatatgagtagagttgacccgtctcacagattttaatctgtgagacggtctcacataaaACTCACTCCTATTCGAATATGTATCAATAATATTTGGAGTAGGGTTCTTTCACTATTTAcgatataattataaaataattatttttctgtgagacggtctcacataagACTCACTTCTATTCGAATATGTATCAATAATATTTGGAGTAGGGTTCTTTCACTATTTAcgatataattataaaataattattttgcacaATCTACAGTATCAAGTCGTCTCATATGCGATGATCAAGTCACACCGTCTTTGAAATCGTGACTTGATGACCTTTTTATAATCACACCTTTAGTTTATGATACAAAAGGTTTtctaatttgaaaataaatcttattaaaagaaaattgattattttttcatgtatttatCGTATATAGATCATTTGTCTTgacaaaaatagaaaataacaATGTAAGTATAATAATCAGTTTATGAAATAATTAGGTGAAACGAAGTGTGATTAACATTTTTTAGtgtaaataatattttctattatataattatcataaaaACTCATAGGTTAATAACGTCtcgatttataaaaaaatattatttttgagtaGATATTTTGTATgattatcatgaaaaataatattttcagtataaaaatgatatttttatgaattGAGTCGGATCGAAGATTCGTCTTATAAAATTGTCTCGCGAGATGACCTAACAAAAATTTTTGCAattattttttacataaaaactcTGACCTTATTCATCAAAAATAATCAAACCTTATtcatcaaaaataatattatttttgattatCAATATAATTAGTTCAATACATATTGCATATATAAATCCTAGAATCGACGAGACTgttaacaaatatatttttttactttttttttttttttatgtgaaaAGTAACCTATATACGGGGTCGACAGTCGCGTGTCTATTTTAGACCTACTCTATGGTTTTTTAATTAGGACTTTTTCTTCTTGAGCCTAAATTACAGACGATTAAGCCACGAGAGTGGAGATTAATGGCGGATCTCAAACCAGGGAACGCATCGGAGAACGAAGGCGGCGTGGTTGAGATCACTGTTAGGACCATCGGTCCTTCCCCTCCTTCTCGCCTGTCGCTCCCTTCTACTATAAAAGTACGGCTATCACCTTCTGAATTTAATTCCTTTTTTAAATTTTCTCTCTAATTCTGATTATTTTATTAGCTGATTTGAAGTTTATAGCATTGGCTGAATTGATTATTTTTTTCCGAGGAAACCAGTGCTCAGGAAGATATCGTGGCGTTGATTTGAGTGAATTGATCAGAGCGATTTATGTCATTGTATAACCAAAGCTGGATAAATGCCTTCCATATGTTTCGATGAAGTATTTTGCCTATTACTTGAATAATCGTGTGTAGTTGAATTTAGTTATTGAATTAGTGGACGCCATGCACATGTCATTTGATTAAAGGATGAACTTTTCCTTGAAATTAATCAATTAGATCACCATAATGGCCTTCACGACTGTCTATTCAGTGGGATCAATTATGTTTCATTTGATGATCACGTGATGTGATATGCCAATAGGTGGAAAACCGACAAATTTAAGTTCATCATTGGTACTCAATGTTTTTATAAAAGGACGGTGTGCATATtttatgaagaataatttttgtgTCATTTTGTCGATTGATGAAGAAGTTTACTATTATTTTCTTGTTAACTTAGCAATTTCCCTCTCGCTCACTCTCTTTCAATCTATCTATTAAGagtatttttattgtgtaataTGTAAGATGATTTTACTTGTGATTCATGACAACTAGGTTCGAGAATTGAGAAGATTGATTGCTGGAAATAGTCTCAAACCCATTGAAGAGATAAAGCTTATTTTTCGAGGAAATGTTCTGAGTGACAATGCTAATGGTGATGATCTATCAGTCCAATTCCAAAACGGAGGTCTGAGTATGGTCTTTAATTGTTATTTGTTAGAATTGGTATTGTATGTTGCATCTTTCTCTGTTTTGAGTTGCACAAAGTCATGTTTTGTATGGTTTGTGTGTGGTCGTTGATTATTTCAAAGAAATGAGTTCATTATTTTGCTCGGTAATGTAGATAAGAAATTTTGTTTTCCTCGACAATACCAACCATAGTAAGATGACATGTTTCAAAATATGTTTTCCCCAAAACTCCATCCATGATAAGATCCAGTATATTGTTGTAACCCAAGTTGTCCATGTTTACTTGATTCTGCATTATGTTCCTACAACTTACAGTGATCAATGAAAAGAAAGCATCTTTTTACTTCCTAGATTGTCTTTCAAAcaaacaattcagaacagagaGCTGAATCTTATTGTTTGACTGTTATGTATATTGTTACGGTAATGAATCTTTTTCCCAGTGCCAAGATCTCCTATTATTTGTGCAAATTTGAAATACTAATATTAATTTTCCTTCTAATAAAACTAAATATGTTGAAGCAGTGCCTTATTCATTCACCATTTAAACTTCTTTAAAAGCCTGATTCCGTCAATTAAAAAGTTTGTTAGCTTTTTCTCTATTTTGTACTAGCGGTACATTTTATTGATTGTCTAAAACTCAACTGAATGGGGAATGTAGTTTTCCATGTTCACCGATTCTTGATTTAGTTGTAGTCTGGGATTCAGCcgtatgatattttttattctatTCTTTTTATCATCTTATGATATCTATTTTGAATACAGCTCAAAATTTCTACAAGTTCACTTGAACTAGTCCCACACATGATTTCGACTGACCATGTTTGTTCTCTCAAAGCCTCATGCTCATAATATTATGCTGGATTTCTTTGTTCACAttttgcaaaatattttatactatTATTGGAGTATTATATTTCTGACAAGGTCGCATAATGCTGATTTTCAGAATCAATTATTGTTGCCATCAAACCGAAGCCACCTTCAAAGCTTATTCAGGACAATTTTGATGACAATGAAAATGAAGATGTAGTCAGTTTTAAGTGATTTTGGAATCTCATTCTGCAATGACTAAATGTGTGAATACTCTAATCTACTTTCTGTTCATGCAGAAATTTCAACTTCCGGAATCAACCAGCAGATGGAAAAAGAGGCTTTTCTACATTTTACATGATAAGTTAAAGCTACCGGGTGAGAAATAATTACTCTGTTGACGTTTTACGTAAATATGCTTGAAACAATTTGATTAACTTGTTTCTCCTCATAGATATGCTTTTGATGGCAATTTTCTCCGTCAAACTAAAGATGTGGTTAGCCATAGTAGGATGGCTTATTTTGGCACATGTTGCCCAACAATTGGATGTTGCTCCTTTATACGTGAGTATGCACTTTCTTTTCAGTGCACCAATAGCATTGCACATGTAGTTTGGGTTCTCTCATCTAATTGTGTGAATTGTAATTTGATGTGTGCCGCCtgatattttatgcttgattgatcatgctggACATTGTACTTTGTACTCTTTAATTGTTGCAATTTGACTATTTCATGCTTTACTGTCTTTGCAGAATTCTCTCCATAACTAGACAGTCTTCTGAAAATCCAAATTTTGGCCTAACTTTGTTATAaatgttaaaagattttgaaGTACAGGAAATGGAGCTGAGTGCTCTTTGGTCTCATGATGGTACAATTTAGGTGCctgtgattttttatttttttgggggAAAATGATGGATAAAGATATGAAGAAACACCGCAATTTTAGAATGTTGCCTTTATTTTTCGCATTTGATTCCTTTTGTGTAAGCTGGATATGTTTTGCTTTAATGCTTTGTCAAACTAGAAACAGCCTTTAAGTTACTGCAACTCATGATTAAGATAAACACACCATTAACCTATACTCAACTGGCGATTTTATTTTCTCTGCATAGAAGGCTCAAATTAAGTCATCTGAATGCAAGGATGACGTAGTCGATGGGCTTTCTTCTTCACTTAAATTCTTTAAATTTTTCTCCTATTTGCTAAACTCAGTTTACTTATGGAAATCCCACCAAAATTATTCAGATACTTGGAACGGGCTTTATTATCATTTTCTGCAATCTTGGGCATCGGCAGCCTGGTGATATAAGGTACAAGCTCGagtctttgaaatatctgaagTCTTCAAAGCTACGATAGTTTTTGAAGTGCCTATTTATGTGCATTTTTTCCACAGTTTTATATGTTGCTCGACATTCCCATCTCTATTTTTCCTCCTTTTACTGTTTCTTCAGATAAGAACACTGATATTTAAGTACAAAAGCAACTTCAGCTTTAGAAATGT encodes:
- the LOC142545429 gene encoding uncharacterized protein LOC142545429 isoform X2 — encoded protein: MADLKPGNASENEGGVVEITVRTIGPSPPSRLSLPSTIKVRELRRLIAGNSLKPIEEIKLIFRGNVLSDNANGDDLSVQFQNGESIIVAIKPKPPSKLIQDNFDDNENEDKFQLPESTSRWKKRLFYILHDKLKLPDMLLMAIFSVKLKMWLAIVGWLILAHVAQQLDVAPLYILGTGFIIIFCNLGHRQPGDISAYSIFNEDFRELPGTLNADRLDRDIRNGQF
- the LOC142545429 gene encoding uncharacterized protein LOC142545429 isoform X1, encoding MADLKPGNASENEGGVVEITVRTIGPSPPSRLSLPSTIKVRELRRLIAGNSLKPIEEIKLIFRGNVLSDNANGDDLSVQFQNGESIIVAIKPKPPSKLIQDNFDDNENEDVKFQLPESTSRWKKRLFYILHDKLKLPDMLLMAIFSVKLKMWLAIVGWLILAHVAQQLDVAPLYILGTGFIIIFCNLGHRQPGDISAYSIFNEDFRELPGTLNADRLDRDIRNGQF